From Spirosoma aerolatum, one genomic window encodes:
- a CDS encoding polyribonucleotide nucleotidyltransferase, whose translation MFQITTQSVALPDGREITIETGKMARQADGAVVVRLGDTMLLATVVSSKEAKEGVDFLPLSVDYQEKFASAGRIPGSFQRREGRLSDYEILISRLVDRALRPIFPDNYHADTQVIITLISADPEVQPDALAALAASSALAVSDIPFNGPISEVRVAKIDGKYQINPKTADLNRATIDLIVAATEKDICMVEGEMSECSEAEVVEALKAAHEAIKVQCQAQKELEAKVGKTVKREYNHETHDEELRAAVRAATYDKIYAVARQQNPSKKGRSEAFKAIRDEYIASFPEGSEVNVSLIKTYIHDLEWEASRRLVLDERVRLDGRKLDEIRPISAEAGLLPGPHGSALFTRGETQSLTTATLGTKTDEQIVDQPLFQGYEKFLLHYNFPGFSTGEVKPNRGAGRREIGHGNLAHRSLKKVLPPDEENPYTIRVVSDILESNGSSSMATVCAGTMALMDAGVKIKAPVAGIAMGLISDGEKYAVLSDILGDEDHLGDMDFKVTGTEKGIVACQMDLKVDGLSYEVLAQALEQARAGRLHILGEMKKGIAEVRPDLKPHAPRAIVIKIDTNQIGAVIGPGGKVVQDIQKDSGAIVNIDEHDNAGWVSIFATNKESMDKAVSRVKGIVAVPEVGETYVGKVKTIQPFGAFIEFMPGKDGLLHISEIKWERLESMDGVLQVGEEVTVKLIDIDKKTGKYRLSRKVLLPKPENKNA comes from the coding sequence ATGTTTCAAATTACCACGCAATCCGTTGCGCTGCCCGACGGGCGGGAAATTACCATCGAAACCGGCAAAATGGCCCGTCAGGCCGACGGAGCGGTGGTTGTCAGGCTGGGCGACACCATGCTGTTAGCCACAGTTGTATCGAGTAAAGAAGCCAAAGAAGGCGTTGATTTTCTGCCTTTATCTGTTGATTATCAGGAAAAATTTGCTTCGGCTGGCCGAATTCCAGGAAGCTTTCAGCGTCGTGAAGGCCGATTAAGCGATTACGAAATTCTGATCAGTCGTTTAGTCGACCGGGCTCTGCGGCCTATCTTCCCAGATAATTACCATGCCGATACCCAGGTGATTATTACCCTGATTTCGGCTGATCCCGAAGTACAGCCCGATGCGCTGGCAGCCTTAGCGGCTTCTTCTGCGCTGGCCGTATCTGATATTCCATTCAATGGCCCAATTTCGGAAGTTCGGGTCGCAAAAATTGACGGAAAGTATCAAATCAATCCGAAAACGGCCGATCTGAATCGAGCAACGATCGATCTGATTGTAGCCGCTACAGAAAAAGATATTTGTATGGTGGAAGGCGAAATGAGCGAATGCTCTGAAGCTGAGGTCGTGGAAGCGCTGAAAGCTGCCCACGAAGCCATCAAAGTTCAGTGCCAAGCCCAGAAAGAACTGGAAGCGAAAGTTGGAAAAACCGTAAAGCGGGAATATAACCACGAAACGCATGACGAAGAGCTTCGGGCGGCTGTGCGGGCGGCAACGTACGATAAGATCTATGCCGTAGCTCGTCAGCAAAACCCAAGCAAGAAGGGTCGTTCGGAAGCGTTCAAAGCTATTCGTGATGAATACATTGCTTCGTTCCCCGAAGGATCGGAAGTGAATGTCAGTCTAATCAAAACCTACATCCATGATCTGGAATGGGAAGCCTCCCGTCGATTGGTGCTGGATGAGCGGGTGCGTCTGGATGGTCGGAAATTAGATGAAATTCGTCCGATCTCGGCTGAAGCTGGTCTGTTACCTGGTCCGCACGGGTCTGCACTCTTCACGCGTGGTGAAACGCAGTCGCTCACTACAGCTACGCTGGGTACAAAAACTGATGAGCAGATTGTCGATCAGCCGCTGTTCCAGGGCTATGAGAAATTCCTGCTGCACTATAACTTCCCTGGTTTTTCAACGGGCGAAGTAAAACCAAACCGGGGGGCTGGCCGACGTGAAATCGGACATGGTAACCTGGCTCATCGCTCATTGAAAAAAGTATTGCCTCCCGACGAAGAAAATCCATACACCATCCGGGTGGTATCGGATATTCTGGAATCGAATGGATCATCGTCGATGGCAACGGTTTGTGCCGGTACCATGGCGTTGATGGATGCTGGGGTTAAAATAAAGGCTCCTGTGGCTGGTATCGCTATGGGATTGATCTCTGACGGTGAGAAATATGCCGTGTTGTCGGATATTCTCGGTGATGAGGATCACCTCGGCGATATGGATTTTAAAGTAACTGGTACTGAAAAGGGCATCGTGGCTTGTCAGATGGACTTGAAAGTTGACGGTCTGTCTTACGAAGTATTGGCTCAGGCGCTGGAGCAGGCGCGTGCAGGACGGCTACACATTCTGGGCGAAATGAAGAAAGGTATCGCCGAAGTTCGTCCAGATCTCAAACCCCATGCACCACGCGCTATTGTCATCAAAATCGATACCAACCAGATCGGAGCGGTGATCGGACCCGGTGGTAAAGTGGTTCAGGACATCCAGAAAGATTCGGGTGCCATTGTCAATATTGATGAGCACGACAACGCGGGCTGGGTTAGCATCTTTGCGACCAACAAGGAGAGCATGGACAAAGCCGTGTCGCGGGTGAAAGGGATTGTGGCTGTACCAGAAGTGGGTGAAACCTACGTAGGTAAAGTTAAAACCATTCAGCCATTCGGTGCTTTCATTGAGTTTATGCCGGGCAAAGATGGCTTATTGCATATTTCGGAGATTAAGTGGGAACGACTGGAATCGATGGACGGTGTTTTGCAGGTAGGAGAGGAAGTAACGGTCAAATTGATTGACATTGATAAAAAAACGGGAAAATATCGTTTGTCGCGCAAGGTTTTACTGCCCAAGCCAGAGAACAAAAATGCGTAA
- the rpsO gene encoding 30S ribosomal protein S15 produces the protein MYLTTEKKQEIFSTSGYAKSATDTGSAESQIALFTYRISHLTEHLKVHKHDYGTQLGLLKLVGKRRRLLNYLQKKDIMRYRAILAALGLRK, from the coding sequence ATGTATCTAACGACCGAAAAAAAACAGGAGATTTTCTCCACCTCGGGGTACGCCAAAAGTGCAACGGACACCGGGTCGGCCGAATCCCAGATCGCGCTGTTCACGTATCGGATCAGTCATTTAACTGAGCACCTGAAAGTTCACAAGCACGATTATGGTACCCAACTGGGTCTTTTAAAATTAGTAGGTAAACGTCGGCGGTTGCTGAATTACCTCCAGAAAAAAGACATCATGCGTTACCGGGCTATTCTGGCAGCGCTGGGATTACGGAAGTAA
- a CDS encoding LptF/LptG family permease: MKKVDKLILGSFWGPFFLTLAVVIFIFLMRLLMFYIDDFVSKDLDLATFARLLFYFALLTIPTALPLAVLLSSLMTFGNLGEFFELTALKSAGISLTRAMRPLLIVAIGISIFSFWFNNSVSPWANLKGYSLLYDIKTAKAALNLKEGIFYNDLPGYSIKVDHKIKGAKDSQNGDLLKGLVIYKHPMSGLESGNREIILADSGRMYTDKDRTYLVFELFNGNDYQEYSDNSTVSYASGGSLVRGGQFMRNGFKDYRLVISLESFGIKRTDENQFEYHEYMKNLKELSDLTDSLRKDYTSTSLNVASTSRQYYSYQFKSDGTVHKKKVMDGKWVDSLLRKHQIARPELAQLALNSAQNILSYATSNVTYLTEKEKNVWKYQLESHHKFTQSISIFVMFLIGASMGAIIKKGGFGVPVLIAIVFFIFLYVLTIAGDKYAKDGLLWVPLGAWMANIVLFPIGLLLMQRARHDSRLFDKDVYVIAWERLKRKWDAFRNRQSIAVSNQA; the protein is encoded by the coding sequence ATGAAAAAGGTTGATAAACTAATACTCGGCTCATTTTGGGGGCCGTTTTTTTTGACCCTGGCCGTCGTCATCTTTATCTTTCTGATGCGGCTGCTGATGTTTTATATTGATGATTTCGTATCGAAAGACCTTGATCTGGCTACCTTTGCCCGGTTACTTTTCTACTTTGCACTGTTGACAATTCCGACAGCATTGCCTTTAGCCGTGTTGCTCTCGTCCCTTATGACATTTGGCAACCTGGGTGAGTTTTTTGAATTGACGGCCTTAAAAAGCGCTGGCATCTCGCTGACAAGAGCTATGCGCCCTTTGCTAATCGTGGCCATAGGCATTAGCATTTTTTCATTCTGGTTTAATAATTCGGTGTCGCCCTGGGCAAACTTGAAAGGCTACAGTTTGCTGTACGATATTAAAACAGCAAAAGCCGCCTTAAACCTTAAAGAAGGAATATTTTACAACGATCTTCCTGGCTATAGCATCAAAGTAGACCACAAGATTAAAGGGGCTAAGGATAGCCAAAATGGCGATTTGCTGAAAGGCCTGGTCATTTATAAACATCCCATGAGTGGGCTTGAATCGGGCAACCGCGAGATTATTCTGGCTGATTCGGGACGTATGTATACGGATAAAGACCGTACATACCTCGTTTTTGAACTGTTCAATGGTAACGATTACCAGGAATATTCGGATAATAGCACCGTGAGTTACGCCAGCGGAGGGTCGCTGGTGCGAGGGGGGCAATTTATGCGAAATGGCTTTAAAGATTATCGGCTGGTAATTAGCCTGGAATCATTCGGTATCAAGCGGACCGACGAAAACCAGTTCGAGTATCATGAGTACATGAAAAATCTAAAGGAACTATCGGACCTGACCGATTCACTACGAAAAGATTATACAAGTACCAGCCTGAATGTTGCCAGTACATCCCGGCAATATTACAGCTATCAGTTTAAATCGGATGGGACGGTACACAAAAAAAAGGTAATGGATGGGAAATGGGTTGATTCCCTACTAAGGAAGCACCAGATTGCCCGGCCGGAACTAGCACAACTAGCACTCAACTCAGCCCAGAATATTTTGTCGTATGCGACCTCCAACGTGACCTATCTGACTGAGAAAGAAAAAAATGTCTGGAAATACCAGTTAGAATCACATCATAAATTCACGCAATCGATTTCAATTTTTGTAATGTTTCTCATCGGCGCTTCGATGGGAGCCATTATTAAAAAAGGGGGCTTTGGAGTGCCCGTCCTGATAGCCATCGTCTTCTTTATTTTCCTGTATGTACTGACCATTGCCGGTGATAAATATGCCAAAGATGGGCTTCTCTGGGTACCTTTAGGTGCTTGGATGGCTAATATTGTGCTGTTTCCGATCGGATTATTGCTGATGCAGCGGGCACGTCATGATTCCCGCCTGTTCGATAAGGATGTATATGTGATAGCCTGGGAGCGTTTAAAACGGAAATGGGATGCGTTTCGAAATCGGCAATCTATAGCTGTAAGCAATCAGGCATAA
- a CDS encoding START-like domain-containing protein → MEKYKFVAEYELRASPKMLFPYISTASGLSQWFATKVNTMPEQRFDFQWDNESHIARQVSMRQNKGVRFEFLDTDDEGSDNNYVDFRVDQSELTQSTFLRITDYSSTTDEEELKDLWDGLMEKLREIVGS, encoded by the coding sequence ATGGAGAAATATAAATTCGTGGCCGAGTATGAACTCCGGGCCTCCCCAAAAATGCTGTTCCCCTACATTAGCACAGCATCTGGCCTGTCGCAGTGGTTTGCTACCAAAGTTAATACCATGCCAGAACAGCGGTTCGATTTCCAATGGGATAACGAAAGCCATATAGCCAGGCAGGTGTCGATGCGGCAGAATAAGGGAGTGCGCTTCGAGTTTCTGGATACAGACGATGAAGGCTCCGATAATAATTATGTAGACTTCCGGGTCGACCAGAGCGAATTGACTCAATCGACATTTTTACGCATTACTGATTACTCCAGCACAACCGATGAAGAAGAACTGAAAGACCTTTGGGACGGCCTGATGGAAAAGCTCCGAGAAATTGTTGGCAGTTAA
- a CDS encoding sensor histidine kinase translates to MMQQIDTLETNVSQPSPLAPIAAYLLAKREIIFNTWRTRIENDRLAMPTAATLARDEFNDQIPLILDVLDCRLLGRPEKWSPFEKAKEHGLHRWQKGYSLTELLQELAHLHQLLVYELELFVSTSTTIASIALTQAFGHINTLMLEVIRGSTVQFDELQRQEASQRAAKLQQALASLSELSQQRGELLRTATHDLRSYYGLIRNAAWLLDQPGTEEEQAQWRGMWQRNLDNAATLLTELMDLARLEAGQETMQLESFDAGELLRQIAQSVQPIVQQHQINLEWAGPDTLLVEGDKIKVQRIIHNLLINALHHTPTGLITLSWSREDNFRWVISIQDTGPGLPPDVVQELGQYLMPTADSTAVFQSPPTDGLFIASNRKEQSVSSPTQSKGEGIGLMIVKRLCELLHATMDIETKPDVGTIFRIIFPMHYPKSQ, encoded by the coding sequence ATGATGCAGCAAATCGACACATTGGAAACAAACGTTTCTCAACCGTCTCCATTAGCCCCGATTGCGGCTTACCTACTCGCCAAACGGGAAATTATTTTTAACACCTGGAGGACACGGATTGAAAACGATCGGCTGGCAATGCCCACAGCAGCCACGCTGGCCCGCGACGAATTTAACGATCAGATTCCTCTGATTCTCGATGTACTGGATTGCCGACTACTCGGTCGGCCGGAGAAATGGTCGCCTTTTGAGAAAGCCAAAGAACATGGATTACATCGCTGGCAAAAAGGCTATTCTCTTACCGAACTACTACAGGAACTGGCCCATCTGCACCAGCTTCTGGTATATGAGCTGGAGCTATTCGTCTCAACTTCCACAACAATAGCGTCCATTGCCCTAACTCAGGCTTTTGGGCATATCAATACGCTCATGCTGGAAGTTATTCGGGGTAGTACAGTACAGTTTGACGAATTACAACGGCAGGAAGCCTCCCAGCGTGCAGCCAAACTCCAACAGGCGTTAGCGTCACTCAGTGAGTTAAGCCAGCAACGGGGCGAATTACTTCGAACAGCCACCCATGATCTTCGTAGTTATTACGGTCTGATACGCAATGCCGCCTGGCTTCTTGACCAGCCCGGAACGGAAGAAGAACAAGCCCAATGGCGAGGCATGTGGCAGCGAAATTTAGATAATGCGGCAACGTTACTGACCGAGTTGATGGACCTGGCCCGTTTGGAAGCTGGTCAGGAGACGATGCAACTGGAATCATTCGATGCAGGTGAATTGCTGCGTCAGATTGCTCAGAGTGTACAACCCATTGTTCAACAGCACCAGATAAATCTGGAGTGGGCAGGGCCTGATACGCTGCTGGTAGAAGGGGATAAAATAAAAGTACAGCGTATCATTCATAACCTGCTCATCAATGCCCTCCATCACACGCCAACTGGTTTAATTACTCTGAGCTGGAGCAGGGAGGACAACTTTCGCTGGGTCATAAGCATACAAGATACTGGCCCTGGATTACCACCCGATGTGGTTCAGGAACTGGGTCAGTATCTCATGCCAACAGCCGATTCTACGGCCGTATTTCAGAGTCCACCAACTGATGGTTTATTTATTGCCAGTAACCGGAAAGAACAGAGCGTATCTTCCCCAACGCAATCCAAGGGAGAAGGCATTGGCCTCATGATTGTGAAACGCCTTTGCGAATTACTGCATGCCACTATGGACATCGAAACAAAGCCAGACGTTGGTACAATCTTCCGGATTATTTTCCCGATGCATTATCCGAAGAGCCAATAG
- the holA gene encoding DNA polymerase III subunit delta, whose product MIAAVDTLLKDIRNKRIAPVYLIHGDEPYYIDRIADELEKVAVPVAERGFNQFVLFGKDTDVGAVLNYARRYPFMAERQLVLVKEAQQMGGLGDKSAQTLLEDYALNPLPSTILMLCYVKEDGKPGLDERKSWVKAFGSKGKLLGVKKLYDNKVPDWVGEYCREQGAKISPKACQLLADHIGNDLKRMAGEIDKMMINLHVGEEISAATVERLVGISKEYNVFELQKALAQRDVVKANQIVDYFGHNPKDNPLVVILAQLFGYFSKVLMVQASKDQTDKGLASLLGVNPFFVKDYLSAARTFPLAKVASVINAIRRADAQSKGIDAPTMSERDILRELVFDILH is encoded by the coding sequence TTGATTGCTGCCGTTGATACCCTATTAAAAGACATCCGCAACAAGCGGATTGCGCCCGTTTACCTCATTCATGGCGACGAGCCGTATTATATCGATCGAATTGCCGACGAACTCGAAAAAGTAGCCGTTCCGGTTGCCGAGCGGGGGTTCAATCAGTTCGTGTTGTTTGGTAAAGATACCGATGTGGGGGCCGTGCTGAATTACGCCCGTCGTTATCCGTTTATGGCCGAGCGCCAGTTGGTACTGGTGAAGGAAGCCCAGCAAATGGGTGGGTTGGGTGATAAGTCAGCACAGACCTTGCTGGAAGATTATGCGCTTAACCCGTTGCCAAGTACCATTCTGATGTTGTGTTATGTAAAAGAAGATGGGAAACCCGGTCTCGATGAGCGTAAGTCGTGGGTAAAAGCCTTCGGCTCCAAAGGTAAACTGCTGGGCGTAAAGAAATTATACGACAACAAAGTGCCCGATTGGGTGGGAGAGTACTGTCGTGAACAGGGGGCCAAGATAAGCCCTAAAGCCTGTCAGCTCCTGGCCGATCATATCGGTAACGACCTGAAACGGATGGCAGGTGAGATCGACAAAATGATGATCAACCTGCACGTTGGCGAAGAGATTTCGGCAGCTACTGTCGAGCGACTGGTTGGTATTAGCAAGGAATATAATGTCTTTGAACTCCAGAAAGCGCTTGCCCAGCGCGACGTAGTAAAAGCCAATCAGATCGTCGATTATTTTGGGCACAATCCGAAAGATAATCCCCTGGTCGTGATTCTGGCGCAGTTGTTTGGTTATTTCAGCAAAGTGTTGATGGTTCAGGCGTCAAAGGATCAGACGGATAAAGGGCTGGCCTCCCTGCTGGGTGTCAATCCATTTTTTGTGAAAGATTATCTGTCAGCGGCCCGAACCTTTCCCCTTGCTAAAGTGGCTTCCGTGATCAACGCCATCCGACGGGCCGATGCGCAGAGCAAGGGCATTGACGCCCCAACGATGAGTGAACGGGATATTCTTCGGGAATTGGTGTTCGATATTCTGCATTAA
- a CDS encoding serine hydrolase, with the protein MRTFYRFCLLAQIFLISIPSLAQKTTSQTNNRLKTLDSALTKLQERAMFNGVVVVAEQGKIRYKKALGVANSETAEPLTVSSAFNLASVSKQFIAMMIMQLQERGKLMYDESVQTYLPDFPYSGISVRDLLNHTSGLPEYFDLAQKYLGPLDTLTNDGLVQLLHQYQPPLLFQPGDRWEYCNTGYVLLGAIVTKVSGMPIETFFNQAIVRPLKLKNTYIYYHKSSTIPRNRVYGFRRENGRNVPDDLIRLDGVVGDGNVYSSAEDLLVWSQALYTEKLVKVSTLQEAFTPVKLNDGSTYPYGFGWMIEDDGKVLMHTGSWVGFRTLILRYVDKKQTLIVLTNGSNAAGRIAREILEGKPVQLPQTQLISNIRLIDGTGTASRNAAVRMRGDRIWEVGELTAFPTESVTDGRGLVLAPGFIDSHSHHDVSTKPDAIPALNQGITTIVIGQDGGGYWMDTLQSRMQRQPSAINVASYTGHAMLRQKSMGVNGLYRTAKPDEVDRMKALLQTEMGKGSLGLSSGLEYEAAFFSNRNEVIQLAQVAADSGGRYISHIRSEDAMMDDAIDEIIEIGRATKMPVQISHLKIALRNNWGLSTRLLAQLERARSEGIDITADCYPYEYWMSTLRVLFPKRDYTNLASAEFAVNQLFDPSQSVLVRFAANPTYAGKTVGEVAQMRQQSPAQTLMGLVAEAAAFSEKNPEAGGIEGIMGKSMDDVDVKRFLAWPHTNICSDGANDGHPRGYGAFTRVLGRYVREQKLMPIETAIQKMTSLTAEHLGLKNRGVIAPGYYADLVLLNPDTVQDNARIGDNKALSTGVEAVWVAGRLVYKDQKSTGVYPGVLIRR; encoded by the coding sequence ATGCGTACGTTCTACCGTTTCTGCCTACTCGCCCAGATTTTTCTTATATCCATCCCCAGCCTGGCCCAAAAGACAACTTCGCAAACAAACAACCGATTAAAAACGCTCGATTCCGCTTTAACTAAACTCCAGGAGCGGGCTATGTTCAATGGGGTCGTCGTGGTGGCGGAACAGGGAAAAATTCGTTACAAAAAGGCGTTGGGCGTGGCCAATAGCGAAACCGCTGAACCGCTGACAGTCAGCTCGGCCTTCAACCTGGCTTCGGTATCGAAGCAGTTTATTGCCATGATGATCATGCAGTTGCAGGAGCGGGGAAAGCTGATGTACGATGAAAGTGTCCAGACCTATCTGCCCGATTTTCCATACTCAGGCATTTCGGTCCGGGATTTATTGAACCATACATCCGGTTTGCCCGAATACTTCGATCTCGCGCAAAAATACCTGGGGCCACTCGATACGCTGACCAACGACGGGCTGGTTCAGTTACTGCATCAATACCAACCCCCACTGCTTTTTCAACCCGGCGACCGCTGGGAATACTGCAATACGGGTTATGTACTACTGGGGGCTATCGTTACCAAAGTAAGTGGAATGCCCATCGAAACGTTTTTCAACCAGGCAATTGTCCGGCCACTCAAGCTCAAGAATACGTACATCTATTATCACAAGAGCAGCACTATTCCCCGTAATCGAGTGTACGGATTTCGGCGGGAGAATGGCAGGAATGTTCCAGACGACTTGATTCGGTTGGATGGAGTCGTGGGCGATGGGAATGTGTATTCGTCGGCGGAGGATCTGCTGGTCTGGAGTCAGGCACTGTACACAGAAAAACTCGTCAAGGTCAGTACCTTACAGGAGGCATTTACCCCCGTCAAACTGAATGATGGTTCCACATATCCCTACGGGTTTGGCTGGATGATTGAAGATGATGGCAAGGTACTGATGCATACGGGGAGTTGGGTTGGCTTTCGGACATTGATCCTGCGATATGTTGATAAAAAACAAACACTGATTGTGCTGACAAACGGGTCCAATGCGGCTGGCCGTATTGCCCGTGAAATTCTGGAAGGGAAGCCTGTTCAGTTGCCGCAAACGCAGCTTATTTCGAACATTCGGCTGATTGATGGTACGGGCACAGCAAGCCGGAATGCGGCTGTCCGGATGCGGGGCGATCGAATCTGGGAAGTGGGGGAGTTAACGGCATTTCCGACCGAGTCCGTGACAGATGGGCGTGGGCTGGTATTGGCTCCGGGCTTTATCGACAGTCATAGTCATCACGATGTCAGTACGAAACCCGATGCGATTCCAGCGTTGAATCAGGGGATTACAACCATTGTCATCGGGCAGGATGGCGGTGGCTACTGGATGGATACGTTACAGAGTCGTATGCAACGTCAGCCATCCGCCATTAATGTAGCGAGTTATACGGGGCACGCTATGCTCCGGCAAAAGAGTATGGGTGTTAATGGCCTCTATAGAACCGCTAAACCTGATGAGGTTGATCGGATGAAAGCGTTGTTACAGACCGAAATGGGTAAGGGATCGCTGGGTTTATCGAGCGGGCTGGAATACGAAGCTGCGTTTTTCTCGAATCGGAACGAAGTCATTCAACTGGCGCAGGTCGCTGCGGATTCCGGTGGACGGTATATCAGTCATATTCGGAGTGAAGATGCGATGATGGACGATGCCATAGATGAGATCATCGAGATTGGCCGGGCTACAAAAATGCCGGTACAGATTTCGCACCTGAAAATAGCTCTTCGGAACAACTGGGGCCTGTCGACACGCCTACTGGCCCAACTCGAACGGGCACGTTCAGAAGGCATCGACATTACCGCCGATTGTTATCCGTATGAGTATTGGATGTCGACCTTGCGGGTTTTATTCCCAAAACGGGATTATACCAACCTGGCGAGTGCTGAATTTGCCGTCAATCAACTGTTCGATCCCTCGCAGTCGGTACTGGTCCGGTTTGCTGCGAACCCGACATATGCCGGAAAAACCGTTGGTGAAGTGGCCCAGATGCGGCAGCAAAGCCCCGCTCAAACCCTGATGGGACTCGTGGCGGAGGCAGCTGCTTTTTCGGAGAAAAATCCGGAAGCGGGCGGTATAGAAGGGATTATGGGTAAATCGATGGACGATGTTGATGTCAAACGCTTTCTGGCCTGGCCGCATACCAATATCTGTTCCGACGGGGCCAATGATGGGCACCCACGGGGGTACGGGGCATTTACCCGGGTGCTAGGTCGGTATGTTCGTGAGCAGAAACTAATGCCAATAGAAACAGCCATTCAGAAAATGACCAGCCTGACCGCCGAACATCTGGGGCTGAAAAACAGGGGTGTAATTGCGCCGGGCTATTATGCCGACCTGGTTCTACTTAACCCCGACACCGTACAGGATAACGCCCGTATTGGCGATAATAAAGCCCTATCTACCGGAGTTGAAGCCGTTTGGGTAGCTGGTCGGCTGGTCTATAAAGATCAGAAAAGTACCGGGGTTTATCCGGGTGTACTGATTCGTCGGTGA
- a CDS encoding DUF1611 domain-containing protein: MNNRAILLTDGLLSTPNAKTAHGLIRGTERYTVVGVVDAPTAGQDAGAVLDGHPRNIPVVESVDEAVTQLSPVTYAIVAIATNGGVLPSSMLNDIRQCLERGLSIVNGLHEFLTDKPEFVALAQQQGVELIDVRRPKPRHELHFWTGAVRQIPAPIIAVMGTDCALGKRTTARLIREACERHGLNAQMIYTGQTGWLQGGKYGFVFDSTLNDFVSGELEHALVSCWQETGADVLLIEGQAALRNPSGPCGSEFLVSGNARYVVLVHAPKRTYYDHDPAWGEIPSIESEIALVRAYNSTVIAVALNTEDCTEEEAYQYQKDYQNRLGIPILLPLQDGVDAIIPVIKSL, from the coding sequence ATGAACAACCGAGCTATACTGCTCACAGATGGATTGCTGAGTACCCCAAATGCCAAGACCGCGCATGGCCTGATTCGTGGAACTGAACGGTATACCGTAGTGGGCGTAGTCGATGCGCCAACGGCTGGTCAGGATGCAGGTGCCGTTCTGGACGGGCACCCGCGCAACATACCAGTAGTTGAATCAGTCGATGAGGCTGTAACTCAGCTTTCCCCTGTTACGTATGCCATCGTTGCCATTGCGACCAATGGTGGCGTTTTACCCTCTTCTATGCTCAACGACATCCGGCAATGCCTTGAACGGGGGCTGTCGATTGTCAATGGGCTGCATGAATTTTTGACCGATAAACCCGAATTCGTTGCCTTAGCGCAGCAGCAGGGAGTTGAACTCATTGATGTACGACGTCCCAAGCCCCGACACGAGCTTCATTTCTGGACCGGAGCGGTACGACAAATACCAGCTCCCATCATTGCCGTGATGGGCACCGACTGCGCCCTCGGTAAGCGAACCACCGCCCGATTAATCCGGGAAGCCTGCGAACGACATGGCTTAAACGCTCAGATGATTTATACGGGGCAGACGGGCTGGCTACAGGGTGGGAAGTACGGCTTCGTCTTCGACTCGACACTCAATGATTTTGTATCGGGCGAACTGGAACACGCCCTCGTCTCCTGCTGGCAGGAGACCGGAGCCGATGTGCTGCTGATCGAAGGGCAGGCAGCTCTCCGAAATCCAAGCGGCCCCTGCGGGTCCGAGTTTCTGGTATCGGGCAATGCACGGTATGTGGTACTGGTACACGCGCCCAAACGTACCTATTACGATCATGATCCCGCCTGGGGAGAAATCCCTTCCATCGAGTCGGAGATAGCGCTGGTTCGTGCCTATAACTCAACGGTGATTGCGGTAGCGCTCAATACAGAAGATTGTACCGAGGAAGAGGCTTATCAGTATCAAAAAGACTATCAGAATCGGCTGGGAATTCCAATCCTACTGCCTTTGCAGGACGGCGTCGACGCCATTATTCCTGTTATAAAGTCTTTATAA